Proteins encoded by one window of Geobacter sp. DSM 9736:
- a CDS encoding cytochrome c biogenesis protein ResB has protein sequence MQVFTSLNKFLLSRRTVLALTALLVASLGLTFIFPQRFLTNPEKVRDWYDSHPFWEALREPLALDHIYTSPWFAILVGLFTLCLLVSSGEQFRRALQRLGSCPADISGAETAVDAAGFASRLRRAGFRPAATNGGVTKYVKNPWGYFAGTVLHAAMVVTIAASLVITLTQQRGSVQLVEGETFPSGAEWTFEEKGLLAKKLILPDSVTLNQVMPEFWSNDDLKQVTSNVAFQTAEGAREEETLSINNPLRRNDITLYQPADHGTAFHLEFVPPAGEPIYRTFLLQNPARRDKASYGNFNLPGHRIKAKFYADAARSSMSGIDPLLVLRLVDLGKVAGEASFRIGTEGGLGPYQVRCVGASRWTKLTFTRIHGMSGVFIGFLGIIIGAGLSYFTPPLECLFRQSGSGILVSWGATNAYELYREECARVLHSAGNGETA, from the coding sequence ATGCAGGTTTTCACATCACTCAATAAATTCCTACTTTCGCGAAGAACCGTGTTGGCCCTCACCGCGCTGCTCGTCGCATCGCTCGGACTCACCTTCATTTTCCCCCAGCGCTTCCTGACAAACCCGGAAAAGGTGCGGGACTGGTATGATTCTCACCCCTTTTGGGAAGCCCTCAGAGAACCTCTGGCACTTGATCACATCTATACTTCCCCCTGGTTCGCAATCCTCGTCGGACTGTTTACCCTCTGCCTTCTGGTCTCCTCGGGGGAACAGTTCCGACGCGCGCTGCAGCGCCTTGGTTCCTGTCCCGCGGATATCTCGGGAGCGGAAACAGCCGTCGATGCAGCCGGGTTCGCAAGCCGGCTGCGCCGGGCCGGATTTCGCCCAGCAGCAACCAACGGGGGGGTAACGAAGTATGTAAAGAATCCCTGGGGATATTTCGCCGGAACGGTTCTGCATGCCGCAATGGTAGTCACGATAGCTGCATCACTCGTCATAACCCTGACCCAGCAGCGGGGGTCCGTGCAGCTGGTGGAGGGAGAGACATTTCCATCCGGTGCGGAGTGGACTTTCGAGGAAAAGGGCCTGCTTGCGAAGAAGCTCATACTTCCCGACTCTGTGACCTTGAATCAGGTTATGCCCGAGTTCTGGAGCAATGACGACTTGAAGCAGGTTACGTCCAATGTTGCATTTCAGACCGCCGAGGGGGCGAGGGAAGAAGAGACCCTGTCTATCAATAACCCTCTGCGGCGCAACGATATTACCCTCTATCAGCCGGCCGACCACGGAACCGCCTTCCACCTGGAATTCGTTCCTCCGGCGGGGGAACCTATATACAGGACTTTTCTTCTCCAGAACCCGGCGCGTCGCGACAAGGCCTCCTACGGCAACTTCAACCTGCCTGGTCACAGGATCAAAGCCAAGTTTTATGCCGATGCCGCCCGCAGTTCCATGAGCGGAATCGATCCGCTGCTCGTGCTTCGCCTTGTTGATCTGGGAAAAGTTGCAGGGGAAGCGTCCTTCCGCATAGGAACAGAAGGAGGGCTCGGCCCCTACCAGGTCCGGTGCGTCGGAGCCTCCCGTTGGACGAAACTCACTTTCACCAGGATTCATGGAATGTCTGGCGTCTTCATCGGGTTTCTGGGTATCATCATCGGTGCCGGCTTGAGCTACTTCACACCTCCACTCGAATGCCTCTTCAGGCAAAGCGGCTCCGGCATTCTGGTTTCATGGGGCGCCACGAATGCGTACGAGCTTTACCGGGAGGAGTGCGCGAGGGTGCTTCACTCTGCCGGTAACGGAGAAACGGCATGA
- a CDS encoding CxxxxCH/CxxCH domain-containing protein — protein MTAPEDIVEQQPRRSRHGMTSFFSKTRAALAAAFLVPGMLFFSPLAAHAAAQQYQHANACYDCHGTASTDPGNPPDDVRPLDSAYRNLTTGGFKGSHRTHISPTTDPDTCEKCHGDLSAYTTAHMDEKIDLAANINASPGGATYSRGVQFNWTSNQSSLGKCSNVNCHFQALTPNWGTAPFTYTDNTTNDCDQCHGAPPSGGGSGAAGSHARHQAYYPGAAQCKKCHFNHLAGAAKFAHATSAGKAGRVILVDLHDPADVAGGTYSGTGENFLPSQSPVFGDCSSSYCHSDGKGNYVTPTWGSAATGACGTCHGARNDSPPSPASPHATHVATASGYKFACVKCHSGTVETTPDSTTYANISSYTLHVNKVKDVLFDPLNPAGSWNGANCASTYCHSNAAPYLGSNTPVTQGWSGALDCDGCHNKAGDTIAGAKAWSAPHTKHVNTYGTNGNITCNACHAQTASDNDTISGPAKHVDGIKTVAWNAFANNAAPAYNLSTHQCRNVYCHGNGTTATPTVTVTWSGTLDCNGCHGSNASTPPASAPHAKHVGSSSPYRFACARCHSTTALDTTDSTTFANISSRALHVNKEKDLSFDSYNAGAGWSSPNCSTLYCHSIGDLAIDPGTLPGGYGGSLYASPTWSGTLGCNACHGRSTAGGSPDYPNAGAPGSATSNSHPKHVVTSSISCGECHEKTTKQGTSIRSTTPSFHVDKSRNDIFFNLSGNSKDAAYDTGARRCSATYCHGTGASPAWGGTTNCDSCHSANNSGPWNTSTAHKLHWEDGAILPAAYSDTTVGNVGTAVSYRFTCASCHLPGSGLAVHVSGPAHANGRAQIQFGYTSPGKKPVYTYGGTTSTSDNGFMWSNGSAACTATYCHSNGAGGNGATAVNWAATTRNADPAGRCASCHPYSAIATGKHGRHVGSYGFSCGKCHQGTTNDGSSIADKRIHADKVKDVSFDGDNPGAGWSTPNCSTVYCHSLGDPAIDPGTLPGAYGGSLYASPAWSGTLACNACHGRSTASGVPDYPNSGAPGSVTSNSHSKHVVSSAISCGECHEKTTKQGTSIRSTPSFHVNNTRNDIFFNLSGNSKDAVYDSGARTCSATYCHGTAASPAWGGTTACDSCHSAGNTGPWNASTAHKLHWEDATLAATYSDSTTGNIGTAASYRFACASCHLPGAGLAVHLNGPAHANGAAQVFFGYTSPGKKPVYSYGVAPSTSDNGFEWSNGSAVCTATYCHSNGNGGNGATAVNWATAARTADPAVRCASCHPYTAIATGKHGIHAGTYGYSCGKCHQSTTNDGSSIADKRLHINKTKNIVWDATNSDGNAYVNAGTNCSNIYCHSNGTAMSQPYPAPATGVNWGSGALACNSCHGQTTYSDYRKAAPLYASGSPKGNAHQFHIAVTASPAGEIQCRHCHNETTTANTSIEDKTKHVDKTYDVSGGTSTYKSGDDVAFAEYTTTINFSTAGGTGSCANVSCHPVGLGKTQATTSVKWNNSYQCIDCHDIDMQSTTGYHHAMRNFSSAQTAAYPTGIPSGSSDNGTNYNSRRCTMCHVDHNIFSPFLNGNNNVGRAANLRTGITVTPNAAQAPGLASGYYNADFIKGSGPNNGGICISCHYQERTKDTVRRRVEQPAAQQTTVTPVISFDSYTGSAHQYAVPSTMMGDGSTFYGNCSKCHNTKFNESTTFQGYTARWQFGNHNGGIRRLQGELDSSAGETAEEQICIRCHSKTTDSDPGGGPPKPTAGKDWYGYAGMSAAAEDITTALLTSYRPANPTTSTTSRLYFKPAAAETPAAPKPAGHNTGDAFAGGAWVERSMSPWTPSTAYETKNVATNQIGTRYWQMGTFTSPAVSSDTPIPAGTWVINLFSRESSFYQNARIRYRIYTWNAGGFDQEIVSTRTFTSELPVNSAPGLVRTIGISVPAVTLHANDKIVVDLTIQTTSLRTGPYTASFYFGKNAPSNLTLPVAVPFAYADPGQAGNGHNVNLYNGVHKPSPTDETRQYITDNKHVECADCHNVHAARSGLHGEALVSDANLYFKTAAATSPKPNAFITNSVSYAGTTTYATLNGAMSMSPGAGSSADSTAQSLPFGAATNRYYRFGQFVSPPFARSATFSTSDTFTLYVRGAQSSTSLNPFLRYAVYRFNASDSSTTVLRAPATIANEFGNNVANTVYTNTVTFNPGSTLTFLPGDKLVVEIETFETSGTDFATMTMYWGNGATDSRLVLPFPVPFKASVPGAFAGVLRGATGVGVTTWGANWAGVTTYNPATTTAPLITATAEWQICFKCHSGANANVTMWGATPPSAKAWTDLGLEFNPKNKSFHPVVAALNSAGSGSSVLPQSMAGGWSHGTTMTCSDCHAGDSPAAKGPHGSSVKWLLTGANKAWPYKGAANNGGTAGTFWTVDTKTDNQGTNDGLFCLNCHAVNNNAHNAKAAHQVIPCVGCHIRVPHGGKVSRLINTNSAGRVPRYSPNGQNGGTIYINKFIKQSGGDYSKSDCYSTNGSCGDHSSNIAGEAW, from the coding sequence ATGACAGCACCTGAAGACATTGTTGAACAGCAGCCCCGGAGAAGCCGGCACGGCATGACCTCCTTCTTCTCGAAAACGAGAGCAGCGCTTGCCGCCGCTTTTCTTGTACCGGGAATGCTGTTCTTTTCCCCCCTTGCCGCGCACGCGGCAGCACAGCAGTATCAGCACGCTAATGCCTGCTACGACTGCCACGGAACCGCATCCACCGATCCGGGGAACCCGCCGGACGACGTCCGGCCGCTGGATTCGGCGTACCGTAACCTCACCACCGGCGGATTCAAAGGAAGCCACCGCACCCATATCTCCCCGACAACCGATCCCGACACCTGCGAAAAATGCCATGGGGACCTCTCCGCCTACACGACCGCGCACATGGACGAGAAGATCGACTTGGCGGCCAACATCAATGCCTCTCCCGGCGGCGCTACCTACAGCAGGGGTGTACAATTCAACTGGACTTCGAACCAGTCCTCGCTGGGAAAATGTTCGAACGTAAACTGCCACTTTCAGGCCCTTACCCCAAATTGGGGGACGGCCCCCTTCACGTACACCGACAATACCACCAACGACTGCGACCAGTGCCACGGGGCGCCCCCCTCCGGCGGCGGCAGCGGCGCAGCGGGCAGCCATGCCAGACATCAGGCCTATTACCCCGGTGCCGCCCAGTGCAAGAAGTGTCATTTCAACCATCTGGCCGGGGCTGCAAAATTCGCACACGCCACCAGTGCCGGTAAAGCAGGCAGGGTAATACTGGTCGACCTTCACGACCCCGCGGATGTCGCCGGGGGTACTTATTCAGGAACGGGAGAGAATTTCCTTCCCAGCCAGAGCCCCGTTTTCGGCGACTGCTCATCCAGCTACTGCCACAGCGACGGCAAAGGCAACTATGTCACACCCACATGGGGAAGTGCCGCAACCGGCGCATGCGGAACCTGTCACGGCGCCCGGAACGACTCCCCCCCCTCGCCGGCTTCCCCTCATGCAACGCATGTGGCGACGGCAAGCGGCTACAAGTTCGCCTGCGTCAAGTGCCACAGCGGGACCGTCGAAACAACACCAGACTCCACCACTTACGCCAACATATCCAGCTATACCCTTCACGTCAACAAGGTGAAGGATGTTCTCTTCGATCCTCTTAATCCTGCGGGGTCCTGGAACGGTGCAAACTGCGCTTCGACCTATTGCCACAGCAATGCAGCTCCCTATCTCGGCTCGAATACTCCGGTGACCCAGGGGTGGAGCGGGGCACTGGACTGCGACGGATGCCACAACAAGGCCGGCGACACGATCGCCGGAGCCAAGGCCTGGTCCGCCCCACACACTAAGCACGTCAACACGTACGGCACAAACGGAAACATTACCTGTAATGCGTGCCATGCCCAGACCGCCTCCGACAATGACACCATTTCCGGTCCGGCCAAGCACGTCGATGGCATAAAGACGGTTGCATGGAACGCCTTTGCCAATAACGCCGCTCCCGCATACAACCTGAGCACTCATCAGTGCCGGAATGTCTACTGCCATGGGAACGGAACAACGGCGACCCCGACGGTCACCGTTACCTGGTCCGGCACCCTCGACTGCAACGGCTGTCACGGCAGCAATGCTTCGACCCCCCCTGCTTCCGCCCCCCACGCCAAGCATGTGGGAAGCAGTTCCCCCTACCGCTTTGCCTGCGCAAGATGCCACAGCACGACGGCGCTGGACACGACCGACTCCACCACATTCGCCAACATCTCCAGCCGGGCACTTCATGTCAACAAAGAGAAGGACCTATCCTTCGATTCATACAACGCAGGGGCCGGATGGAGCAGCCCCAACTGCAGTACCCTCTACTGCCACAGCATCGGGGACCTCGCCATCGATCCCGGCACCCTCCCCGGAGGCTACGGTGGTTCGCTCTATGCGTCGCCGACATGGTCCGGGACTCTTGGCTGCAACGCCTGTCATGGCCGCTCCACCGCCGGCGGCTCACCTGATTACCCGAATGCAGGAGCCCCCGGCAGCGCCACGTCCAACAGCCACCCTAAACATGTGGTTACAAGCTCAATCTCATGCGGGGAGTGCCACGAGAAGACCACGAAACAGGGCACCAGCATAAGAAGCACCACCCCTAGCTTCCACGTCGACAAATCAAGGAATGACATCTTCTTCAACCTGAGCGGCAACAGCAAGGACGCCGCCTACGACACCGGGGCACGCAGATGCTCCGCCACCTATTGTCATGGAACGGGAGCTTCTCCCGCCTGGGGCGGCACCACGAACTGCGACTCCTGCCACAGCGCCAACAACAGCGGCCCCTGGAACACCTCGACTGCCCACAAGCTGCACTGGGAGGATGGGGCGATTCTACCGGCAGCGTACTCCGATACCACAGTCGGAAACGTAGGCACCGCCGTCAGTTACCGCTTCACCTGCGCCTCATGCCACCTCCCCGGAAGCGGCCTCGCAGTCCACGTAAGCGGTCCTGCCCATGCCAATGGGCGGGCCCAGATACAGTTCGGCTACACCTCCCCCGGGAAAAAACCCGTCTACACTTATGGGGGAACCACGAGCACATCCGACAACGGTTTCATGTGGTCCAACGGCAGCGCTGCCTGTACCGCCACCTACTGCCACAGCAACGGAGCGGGGGGAAACGGTGCAACCGCCGTAAACTGGGCTGCCACCACAAGGAATGCCGATCCTGCTGGCCGCTGCGCCTCCTGCCACCCCTACAGTGCAATCGCCACCGGGAAGCACGGGCGTCACGTGGGTAGCTACGGCTTCAGCTGCGGGAAGTGCCACCAGGGCACAACCAACGACGGCAGCAGCATCGCGGACAAACGGATCCATGCCGACAAAGTGAAGGACGTCTCCTTCGACGGAGACAATCCCGGCGCAGGCTGGAGCACCCCCAATTGCAGCACCGTCTACTGCCACAGCCTGGGCGATCCCGCCATCGATCCGGGAACGCTTCCAGGTGCCTATGGGGGTTCGCTCTACGCCTCTCCGGCATGGTCCGGCACCCTCGCCTGCAACGCCTGCCATGGCCGCTCCACCGCCAGCGGAGTACCCGATTATCCCAATTCCGGGGCTCCCGGCAGCGTCACCTCCAACAGCCATAGCAAGCATGTCGTAAGCAGCGCCATCTCCTGCGGCGAGTGCCACGAGAAGACCACGAAACAGGGAACGAGCATAAGGAGCACCCCCAGCTTCCACGTCAACAACACGAGGAACGACATCTTCTTCAACCTGAGCGGTAACAGCAAGGATGCCGTGTACGACTCCGGAGCACGTACATGTTCCGCCACATACTGCCACGGCACCGCCGCCTCCCCCGCATGGGGAGGGACCACCGCCTGCGACTCCTGCCACAGCGCCGGTAATACCGGTCCCTGGAACGCATCCACCGCACACAAGCTACATTGGGAAGATGCGACGCTTGCCGCCACCTACTCCGACTCCACAACCGGCAACATCGGCACCGCTGCAAGCTACCGCTTCGCCTGCGCCTCGTGCCATCTTCCGGGAGCCGGCCTGGCCGTCCATTTGAACGGCCCTGCCCATGCCAACGGTGCAGCACAGGTTTTCTTCGGCTACACCTCCCCCGGGAAAAAGCCTGTCTATTCCTACGGAGTGGCACCGAGCACCTCCGACAACGGATTCGAGTGGTCAAACGGCAGCGCGGTCTGCACCGCTACCTATTGCCACAGCAATGGAAACGGCGGCAACGGTGCAACCGCCGTCAACTGGGCAACCGCTGCCAGAACCGCAGACCCGGCCGTCCGCTGCGCCTCCTGCCACCCCTACACCGCCATCGCCACCGGCAAACACGGGATTCACGCCGGAACCTACGGATACAGCTGCGGAAAATGCCACCAGAGCACCACCAATGACGGGAGCAGCATTGCCGACAAGCGGCTTCACATCAACAAGACGAAAAACATCGTGTGGGACGCCACCAACAGCGACGGCAATGCCTACGTCAACGCCGGGACCAACTGCTCGAACATCTACTGCCACAGCAACGGCACGGCGATGAGCCAGCCGTATCCCGCCCCAGCAACAGGTGTCAACTGGGGCTCCGGCGCCCTTGCCTGCAACAGCTGCCACGGGCAGACCACCTACAGCGATTACCGGAAAGCTGCCCCCCTCTATGCTTCAGGCTCGCCGAAAGGGAACGCCCACCAGTTCCACATCGCCGTAACCGCCTCACCCGCCGGGGAGATCCAGTGCCGCCACTGCCACAACGAGACCACTACAGCCAACACCTCCATCGAGGACAAGACAAAGCACGTAGACAAAACCTACGACGTCAGCGGCGGGACCAGCACCTACAAAAGCGGAGACGACGTCGCCTTTGCCGAATATACGACCACCATCAACTTCAGCACCGCAGGCGGAACAGGAAGTTGTGCGAACGTTTCCTGCCATCCGGTGGGACTCGGAAAGACCCAGGCAACAACAAGCGTTAAATGGAACAACTCCTACCAGTGCATCGACTGCCATGATATCGACATGCAAAGCACCACCGGCTATCACCACGCCATGCGCAACTTCTCGTCGGCTCAAACAGCGGCCTATCCCACCGGCATCCCCAGCGGTAGCTCGGACAATGGGACGAATTACAATTCGAGGCGCTGCACCATGTGCCACGTGGATCACAATATCTTCAGCCCGTTCCTCAACGGCAACAATAACGTTGGACGGGCAGCGAACCTCCGCACCGGGATAACGGTCACACCCAATGCCGCCCAGGCACCAGGTCTCGCCAGCGGCTACTACAACGCCGACTTCATCAAAGGTTCCGGCCCCAATAACGGAGGCATCTGCATAAGCTGCCACTATCAGGAGCGGACCAAGGACACCGTCCGGCGTAGGGTCGAGCAGCCGGCGGCACAGCAGACAACGGTCACGCCGGTGATAAGCTTCGACAGCTACACGGGAAGCGCACACCAGTATGCGGTGCCTTCTACGATGATGGGGGACGGCAGCACCTTCTACGGCAACTGCTCCAAGTGCCATAACACCAAGTTCAACGAGTCCACGACGTTCCAGGGCTACACCGCCAGGTGGCAGTTCGGCAACCACAACGGCGGCATCAGGCGGCTGCAGGGAGAGCTCGATTCCAGCGCAGGCGAAACCGCAGAAGAGCAGATCTGCATCCGGTGTCACAGCAAGACCACCGACTCCGACCCCGGCGGCGGGCCACCCAAACCGACAGCAGGCAAGGACTGGTACGGGTATGCAGGCATGTCGGCGGCTGCCGAGGATATAACCACCGCGCTCCTCACCTCCTATCGTCCCGCGAATCCGACTACAAGCACGACATCACGGCTCTATTTCAAGCCGGCAGCGGCGGAAACTCCCGCCGCTCCGAAACCTGCGGGGCACAACACAGGTGATGCCTTTGCCGGAGGCGCCTGGGTGGAGCGCTCCATGTCGCCCTGGACGCCAAGCACGGCATACGAAACGAAGAACGTAGCCACCAACCAGATCGGCACCAGGTACTGGCAGATGGGCACCTTCACATCTCCGGCAGTTTCCTCGGACACCCCCATCCCCGCGGGAACCTGGGTGATAAACCTCTTCTCCCGGGAAAGCAGCTTCTATCAGAACGCCCGGATACGCTACCGGATCTACACCTGGAACGCCGGCGGCTTCGACCAGGAGATCGTCTCCACTCGGACCTTCACGAGCGAGCTTCCCGTAAACTCGGCACCGGGGCTGGTGCGGACCATCGGAATAAGCGTTCCCGCGGTTACGCTTCATGCAAACGACAAGATCGTAGTCGATCTGACGATCCAGACAACGTCGTTACGGACCGGCCCCTACACCGCCTCCTTCTACTTCGGCAAGAATGCCCCGAGCAACCTGACGCTCCCGGTGGCGGTTCCATTCGCCTATGCCGACCCCGGCCAGGCCGGAAACGGCCACAACGTGAACCTCTACAACGGCGTCCACAAGCCGTCGCCGACGGACGAGACGCGGCAGTACATCACCGACAACAAGCACGTCGAGTGTGCCGACTGCCATAATGTCCATGCGGCCCGATCAGGTCTTCACGGAGAAGCGTTAGTCTCCGACGCAAACCTCTACTTCAAAACCGCCGCTGCAACCTCTCCGAAACCGAATGCGTTCATCACCAACTCGGTGTCATATGCCGGCACCACGACCTACGCCACGCTCAACGGGGCGATGTCCATGTCACCCGGAGCTGGAAGCTCAGCAGACTCGACGGCTCAGAGTCTGCCCTTCGGTGCGGCGACAAATCGCTATTACCGATTCGGGCAGTTCGTCTCGCCCCCCTTTGCAAGGAGCGCCACTTTCAGTACTTCCGACACATTCACCCTCTATGTCAGAGGCGCGCAATCCAGCACCTCCCTTAACCCGTTCCTGCGGTACGCGGTGTACCGGTTTAACGCGTCGGATAGCAGCACAACCGTGCTCCGCGCTCCAGCCACGATAGCAAATGAATTTGGTAACAATGTTGCCAATACCGTCTACACCAACACCGTCACCTTCAATCCAGGAAGCACGCTCACATTCCTTCCGGGGGACAAGCTGGTAGTCGAGATTGAAACATTCGAAACATCAGGGACCGACTTCGCTACGATGACAATGTACTGGGGGAACGGTGCAACCGACTCGCGGCTTGTGCTCCCATTTCCGGTGCCGTTCAAAGCCTCAGTTCCCGGAGCCTTCGCCGGAGTGCTCAGAGGGGCTACCGGCGTCGGGGTAACCACCTGGGGAGCGAACTGGGCAGGGGTTACCACATATAATCCCGCCACCACCACGGCTCCCCTCATCACCGCTACGGCCGAATGGCAGATCTGCTTCAAATGCCATTCGGGGGCCAATGCAAACGTCACCATGTGGGGAGCGACTCCACCCAGTGCGAAAGCCTGGACCGACCTGGGGCTTGAGTTCAACCCGAAAAACAAGTCCTTTCATCCGGTGGTTGCGGCCCTGAACTCGGCCGGGAGCGGCTCCTCCGTCCTGCCTCAATCAATGGCAGGAGGCTGGTCGCATGGTACGACCATGACGTGCAGCGACTGCCATGCCGGCGATTCCCCCGCAGCCAAGGGGCCGCACGGTTCATCGGTGAAGTGGCTGCTGACGGGTGCGAACAAGGCCTGGCCTTACAAGGGAGCCGCCAACAACGGCGGAACAGCCGGGACATTCTGGACGGTCGATACCAAGACCGACAACCAAGGAACCAACGACGGCCTCTTCTGCCTCAACTGCCATGCCGTCAACAATAACGCCCACAACGCGAAGGCGGCCCACCAGGTCATTCCCTGCGTCGGGTGCCATATCAGGGTCCCCCACGGGGGGAAGGTGTCGCGGCTCATCAACACCAACTCCGCCGGCCGGGTACCGCGTTACTCCCCCAACGGCCAGAACGGGGGGACGATCTATATCAACAAATTCATAAAGCAGTCCGGTGGGGATTACTCAAAGTCCGACTGCTATTCGACCAATGGCAGCTGCGGAGACCACAGCAGCAACATTGCGGGAGAGGCATGGTAA